Proteins encoded together in one Chryseobacterium sp. G0201 window:
- a CDS encoding MFS transporter produces the protein MSETGIQPSQNIKNNPKIMKAWAVYDWANSVYSLVITSTIFPIYYSILTTAYEKKEYVAETKTWIDVPVRHMIKIFGKEYQPDAVYGYSLTISFFIVVLLSPFLSSLADTIGNKKSFLQFFCYLGATSCMGLAMFTGMHNVFLGLLFSITASVGFWGSLVFYNSFLPDIATRDKQDALSARGYVYGYIGSVVLVILCLVLIQVFAKGAAQQLLFTRISFLLTGAWWFGFSQYTFKHLPQFGDVKEKLPKDLVLLNYKNIFKKHADQGGFFEVFKDNISFYKDIAKESFHELFKAGNLLFKDRNLKFFLSSFFFYSVGMQTIFLMATLFGKSEINLAQDKLIGTLLVIQIEAIIGAVIFSRLSRKIGNRNVISIAIVLWIVACLWAFFLNKENPTVEYQFYGVAAVVGLVMGGLQAMSRSTYSKLLPENSMENTTFFSFYDVLEKLAIILGTFIFATLIEHFNNMRIAALSMTIFFAIGLILIRFMKVKMMKERDTL, from the coding sequence ATGTCTGAAACAGGGATTCAACCATCACAAAATATTAAAAATAATCCAAAGATTATGAAAGCTTGGGCAGTCTACGACTGGGCCAATTCTGTTTATTCTTTGGTAATTACGTCTACTATTTTCCCAATTTATTATTCTATTCTTACCACAGCGTACGAAAAAAAGGAATATGTAGCGGAAACAAAAACCTGGATCGATGTTCCGGTAAGACACATGATCAAGATCTTTGGAAAAGAATATCAGCCGGATGCGGTTTATGGATATTCATTAACGATATCTTTCTTTATTGTCGTTTTATTATCTCCGTTTTTGTCTTCTTTAGCGGATACTATTGGTAATAAAAAATCATTTTTACAGTTTTTCTGTTACTTGGGAGCTACCTCTTGTATGGGATTGGCGATGTTCACAGGCATGCATAATGTCTTTCTGGGACTGCTTTTCAGTATAACAGCGAGTGTAGGATTCTGGGGAAGTTTGGTGTTTTATAACTCGTTTTTACCGGATATTGCGACGCGGGATAAACAAGATGCGCTTTCCGCAAGAGGGTATGTTTACGGATATATCGGTTCTGTAGTTTTAGTAATCTTATGTTTGGTATTGATTCAGGTTTTTGCTAAAGGTGCTGCACAACAGTTATTATTTACAAGAATTAGTTTCTTATTGACGGGAGCTTGGTGGTTTGGTTTTTCTCAATATACATTCAAACATTTACCTCAGTTTGGTGATGTTAAAGAGAAATTACCTAAAGATCTTGTATTATTAAACTATAAAAATATCTTCAAAAAGCATGCAGACCAAGGAGGTTTCTTCGAAGTATTTAAAGATAATATCAGTTTTTATAAAGACATTGCGAAAGAAAGTTTTCATGAACTTTTTAAAGCGGGAAATCTATTGTTTAAGGATAGAAATCTAAAATTTTTCCTTTCAAGTTTCTTTTTCTACAGTGTTGGAATGCAGACAATTTTCTTAATGGCAACATTATTTGGGAAAAGTGAAATAAACCTGGCTCAGGATAAATTAATCGGAACACTTTTAGTTATTCAGATCGAAGCAATTATCGGAGCGGTCATATTCTCAAGATTATCCAGAAAAATAGGAAACAGAAATGTGATCTCAATTGCCATTGTTTTATGGATTGTAGCTTGTTTATGGGCGTTTTTCCTTAATAAAGAAAACCCTACTGTTGAATATCAGTTCTACGGAGTTGCTGCAGTTGTAGGTCTGGTAATGGGAGGTCTTCAGGCGATGTCGAGATCAACCTATTCAAAACTTTTACCTGAAAATTCAATGGAAAACACAACGTTTTTCAGTTTCTATGATGTATTAGAAAAGTTGGCGATTATTTTAGGAACATTCATTTTTGCAACGTTGATCGAGCATTTTAATAACATGCGTATCGCTGCACTTTCTATGACCATATTTTTTGCAATAGGTCTTATCTTGATCCGTTTTATGAAAGTGAAAATGATGAAAGAGAGAGATACATTATAA
- a CDS encoding T9SS type A sorting domain-containing protein gives MIKKILFLCILQSFVVGFSQNLKPIPQKISEYHFQNKSFEKYDLFEVDKASEKIVEYKRLATDITIFNLNSSNLQKIVKDKPEFIEISFPFQGHKKITVELYKDQIFTNDFKVTTKKGEAISYIPGVYYKGIVQGENNSVVAFSFFENDIVGVASTPELGNIILGKAKNSEDFVSYSDSKLIGKNPFICGADELKENQNNKMSFDPKLTEKKTLTDNCVRIYYEVCYKPYQNNGSNTTTTVNWLTAIHNNVATLYYNDDIKIALSEVYVWTAQDPYTAGADANLAAFRNNRPIFNGDQANLINSPASSGVAYINSLCKDSKYAFSPVTQNYDAIPVYSWTVNVVAHEMGHSLGSPHTHACAWNGNNTAIDGCGWLSGSQGSVCPGPIPSSGTIMSYCHQVSGVGINFSNGFGSQPAALMRNIINSSACLGTNCTTSCEETIIDFSVTEITQNSANVFIIDGSSLSWKYKLSKMDGTIVQTGNTSSQAFNLTNLEPATYYNLYIGTDCSSSSAYQKYRTILTDGNWCSGIQFTDSGGISGTYSNNEILSKTFYPLSNSKLGLVFTEFNLEGFSDYMYVYNGPAGSPLFSNGSDLTGNLIPGPFTSTHPTGAITVEFFSNGSGVGNGWKANFTCKFLGVEDTVVKDNIIDIYPNPAKTMIVISSKEGLKSYKMYDEAGRLVSSASSLKGNKTEINLSTMPTGNYVVSIETEKQTVSKKLIKQ, from the coding sequence ATGATCAAAAAGATTCTATTTCTTTGCATTTTGCAAAGTTTTGTTGTAGGTTTTTCACAAAATTTAAAGCCAATTCCTCAAAAAATTTCAGAATATCATTTTCAGAATAAATCTTTTGAAAAATATGATTTATTTGAAGTAGATAAGGCTTCTGAAAAGATAGTCGAGTACAAAAGACTGGCAACAGATATTACCATTTTCAATCTAAATTCTTCTAATCTTCAAAAAATTGTTAAAGATAAGCCAGAGTTTATTGAAATTTCTTTTCCTTTTCAGGGACATAAAAAAATTACGGTAGAATTATATAAAGATCAAATTTTCACAAATGACTTTAAAGTAACAACTAAAAAAGGAGAGGCAATAAGTTATATACCTGGTGTTTACTATAAAGGTATTGTACAGGGAGAAAATAATTCTGTTGTTGCCTTTAGTTTTTTTGAAAATGATATTGTGGGGGTAGCTTCTACGCCAGAACTGGGAAATATAATTTTAGGAAAAGCTAAAAATTCTGAAGATTTTGTAAGCTATTCAGATTCTAAATTAATAGGCAAAAATCCTTTTATTTGCGGAGCAGATGAATTAAAGGAAAATCAAAATAATAAAATGTCTTTCGATCCTAAACTTACTGAAAAAAAGACTTTAACAGATAATTGTGTAAGAATATATTATGAAGTATGTTATAAACCTTACCAAAATAATGGTTCAAATACTACAACTACCGTAAATTGGCTTACAGCTATTCATAATAATGTAGCTACCCTATATTATAATGATGATATAAAAATTGCTTTAAGTGAAGTATATGTTTGGACAGCTCAAGATCCTTATACTGCAGGTGCTGACGCTAATTTAGCTGCGTTTCGGAATAATAGACCTATCTTTAATGGAGATCAGGCTAATTTAATTAACTCTCCTGCAAGTAGTGGGGTAGCTTATATAAATTCACTTTGTAAAGACTCAAAATATGCATTTTCTCCCGTTACTCAAAATTATGACGCTATTCCAGTTTATTCATGGACAGTCAATGTTGTAGCACATGAAATGGGACATAGCTTAGGCTCACCCCACACCCATGCTTGTGCATGGAACGGAAATAACACAGCTATTGACGGATGTGGCTGGCTAAGTGGATCTCAAGGCAGTGTATGTCCTGGTCCGATTCCGAGTAGTGGTACGATTATGAGTTATTGTCATCAGGTATCAGGGGTAGGCATAAATTTTAGTAACGGATTTGGTTCTCAGCCAGCTGCTCTAATGAGAAATATAATAAATTCTAGTGCATGCCTTGGAACTAATTGTACTACATCTTGTGAGGAGACAATTATTGATTTTAGTGTTACCGAAATTACTCAAAATTCTGCAAATGTTTTTATTATTGACGGGAGTTCATTATCTTGGAAATATAAGCTTTCAAAAATGGATGGAACTATTGTACAAACGGGAAATACTAGTTCACAAGCCTTTAATTTAACTAATTTAGAACCTGCAACTTACTATAACCTTTATATTGGTACAGATTGTTCTAGCTCATCTGCTTACCAAAAGTATAGAACTATCTTAACAGATGGAAATTGGTGTAGTGGTATCCAGTTTACAGATTCCGGAGGAATTTCAGGTACTTATAGTAATAATGAAATATTATCAAAAACTTTCTATCCCCTTTCCAATTCCAAACTAGGACTAGTTTTCACTGAGTTTAATTTAGAAGGATTTAGTGATTATATGTATGTATATAATGGGCCAGCAGGCTCTCCTTTATTTTCGAATGGCAGTGATTTGACGGGTAACTTAATTCCAGGGCCTTTTACGTCAACACATCCTACAGGAGCTATTACCGTAGAATTTTTCTCTAATGGCTCTGGCGTCGGTAACGGTTGGAAAGCTAATTTCACATGTAAATTTTTGGGGGTAGAAGATACAGTTGTAAAGGATAATATTATTGATATTTATCCTAACCCTGCAAAAACAATGATAGTAATTTCTTCTAAAGAAGGTTTAAAATCATATAAAATGTATGATGAAGCTGGAAGGTTAGTAAGTTCTGCAAGTTCATTGAAAGGAAATAAAACAGAGATAAACCTCTCAACTATGCCAACCGGAAATTATGTGGTTTCAATAGAAACAGAAAAACAAACAGTAAGCAAGAAATTAATAAAACAATAA
- a CDS encoding M14 family zinc carboxypeptidase, which yields MNFEQIYLENPNFPNRYISPEKLFSYLQTNLAENIQEIGKSYLEKPIYKLSIGTGSINILAWSQMHGNESNATHAMLDLLITLDKAPELKDELFSKIKLDFIFMLNPDGSEKWTRLNASDIDLNRDFHNESSKEIKFLKNAVASKKYDYALNLHEQRTIFTTDGIHPATLSFLAPSENVERTVTENRKKCMAVIAEVYHHLKELIPNQIGRYSDEFYPTSTGDNFIKAGMPTILFEGGHFVDDYTRKGTRKYYTIALYYALKAISELNSDITGWEAYLEIPENQETHYDIVYRNVKLNTDHECILDVAVQYREIMEEGKDEISFVPFVMEVGDVKKRKGWLEIDCTGKKFVSATKYPKLDAVVEFKIED from the coding sequence ATGAATTTTGAACAGATCTATTTAGAAAACCCTAATTTCCCTAATCGTTATATTTCCCCTGAAAAATTATTTTCATACTTACAGACGAATCTCGCAGAAAATATTCAGGAGATCGGGAAATCATATTTGGAGAAACCTATTTATAAATTAAGCATCGGAACCGGAAGTATCAATATTTTGGCTTGGTCGCAAATGCACGGAAATGAATCGAACGCTACACATGCCATGTTGGATCTGCTGATCACTTTAGATAAAGCTCCGGAATTGAAAGATGAACTTTTCAGTAAGATCAAGCTGGATTTTATTTTTATGCTAAATCCAGACGGCTCTGAAAAATGGACAAGACTCAATGCTTCAGATATTGATCTTAACAGAGACTTCCATAACGAGTCGAGTAAAGAGATTAAATTTCTTAAAAATGCCGTCGCTTCAAAAAAATATGATTACGCTCTGAATTTGCATGAGCAGAGAACAATTTTTACCACAGACGGAATTCATCCTGCAACTTTATCATTTTTGGCGCCTTCGGAAAATGTTGAACGTACCGTTACCGAAAACAGAAAAAAATGCATGGCGGTAATTGCTGAAGTTTATCATCATCTGAAAGAATTAATTCCAAATCAGATCGGAAGATATTCTGATGAATTTTATCCAACTTCAACGGGCGATAATTTCATCAAAGCAGGAATGCCTACGATTTTATTTGAAGGCGGACATTTTGTAGATGACTATACAAGAAAAGGAACTAGAAAATATTATACGATTGCGTTGTATTACGCACTAAAAGCAATCAGCGAATTAAATTCTGATATTACAGGCTGGGAAGCTTATCTTGAAATTCCCGAAAATCAGGAAACACATTACGATATCGTTTACAGAAATGTAAAGTTGAATACCGACCATGAATGTATTTTAGATGTCGCTGTTCAGTATCGAGAAATTATGGAAGAGGGTAAAGACGAAATATCTTTTGTACCGTTTGTAATGGAAGTTGGAGATGTTAAGAAAAGAAAAGGCTGGCTCGAGATCGACTGTACCGGAAAGAAATTTGTTTCTGCCACTAAATATCCGAAACTCGATGCTGTAGTAGAATTTAAAATAGAAGACTAA
- a CDS encoding mevalonate kinase, with protein MTNPLFYAKILLFGEYGIIEDSQGLTLPYSFYKGTLKFSSLDSDFEKKSNEHLTKYADYLLNLELPQGFELNVSKFKQEISEGLFFDSNIPQGYGIGSSGALVAAIFERYSIAKHNPDNISKDELKNLRTVFGLMESYFHGKSSGIDPLICYMNLPILIESKESVDKVAIPKSQEGKGAIFLIDSGMTGETGPMVQIFFEKMKTEGFRKTLKEEFIRYNNACIEAFLKKDMNPFFRNLKKLSHWAYEHFRPMIPESIFNVWKKGLDSNAYYLKLCGSGGGGYILGFTKDYEKAEKMLDGFHKEVIYRF; from the coding sequence ATGACAAACCCTTTATTTTACGCAAAAATTCTTTTGTTCGGGGAATACGGAATCATTGAAGATTCCCAAGGTTTGACATTACCTTATAGTTTCTATAAAGGTACCCTCAAGTTCTCATCATTAGATTCCGATTTTGAAAAAAAATCTAATGAACACCTTACAAAATACGCAGATTATCTACTCAATTTAGAGCTTCCTCAAGGTTTTGAATTAAATGTTTCGAAATTCAAACAGGAAATCTCTGAAGGTTTATTCTTTGACAGTAATATTCCGCAAGGATATGGAATTGGTAGTTCAGGCGCTTTAGTAGCCGCTATTTTCGAACGTTACTCAATTGCAAAACATAATCCTGACAATATTTCTAAAGACGAACTTAAAAATTTGAGAACCGTTTTTGGTTTAATGGAAAGCTATTTCCACGGAAAAAGTTCTGGAATAGACCCACTTATTTGCTACATGAACCTTCCGATTCTTATCGAAAGTAAAGAAAGTGTAGATAAAGTAGCAATCCCAAAAAGCCAGGAAGGAAAAGGAGCAATTTTCCTGATCGATTCCGGAATGACGGGCGAAACCGGACCAATGGTTCAGATTTTCTTTGAAAAAATGAAGACTGAAGGTTTCCGTAAAACCTTAAAAGAAGAGTTTATCCGCTACAACAATGCTTGTATCGAGGCTTTCCTTAAAAAAGATATGAATCCTTTCTTTAGAAATTTAAAGAAACTTTCTCATTGGGCATACGAACATTTTCGTCCGATGATTCCGGAAAGTATTTTTAATGTCTGGAAAAAAGGGTTAGACTCAAATGCTTATTACTTAAAACTTTGCGGAAGCGGAGGCGGAGGTTATATTTTAGGTTTCACAAAAGATTACGAGAAAGCTGAAAAAATGCTTGACGGCTTCCATAAAGAAGTGATTTACAGATTTTAA
- a CDS encoding UbiA family prenyltransferase: MNSEKDNFQQKNFVQKSLFYRFSQFVGFLLGARFFVAILLTFALYVSTFFLFNQDESFRKFVFDFKVHGIIFCTVLTILAGGIINQFYDFEKDHIVKPFRTRVQSFIKQKYFLYAYLFLSIISLGVAWTISHNVFAFFVVYQFFMWFYSHKLSRILIINNLTFVSLTLYPFFGMMVYYETFSKKVLLMAIFLFLMLLCIDIVKDTLTKSVDKAFGYTTIPNYFKTKTTKGIIISLLVITMAVSMKLILRTGISGFMAYYFAGGLFVFIFCIYLLLNSSRKSNFLTINILRLWVFIGIIAMLLNGIEGKI; the protein is encoded by the coding sequence ATGAATTCTGAAAAAGATAATTTCCAACAAAAAAACTTTGTCCAAAAATCTCTATTTTACAGATTTTCACAATTCGTGGGCTTTCTTTTAGGCGCACGATTTTTTGTAGCTATTTTACTCACTTTTGCGTTGTATGTTTCAACATTTTTCTTGTTTAATCAGGATGAAAGTTTCAGAAAATTTGTCTTCGATTTTAAAGTTCACGGCATTATTTTCTGTACCGTTTTAACAATTCTTGCAGGTGGAATTATCAATCAGTTCTATGATTTTGAAAAAGATCATATCGTAAAACCATTCCGAACAAGAGTTCAAAGTTTCATTAAACAGAAGTATTTTCTTTATGCTTATTTGTTTTTAAGTATCATTTCTTTGGGCGTGGCGTGGACAATTTCACATAATGTTTTTGCTTTTTTTGTGGTTTATCAATTTTTTATGTGGTTTTACAGCCATAAATTAAGCAGGATTTTAATTATCAATAACCTCACTTTTGTGAGTCTTACCCTATATCCTTTTTTCGGAATGATGGTGTATTATGAGACTTTTTCAAAGAAGGTTTTGTTGATGGCAATTTTTCTTTTTCTTATGCTTTTATGTATTGATATAGTAAAAGACACGCTCACAAAAAGTGTAGATAAAGCCTTCGGATATACTACAATTCCCAATTATTTTAAAACTAAAACTACGAAAGGAATCATCATTTCATTACTGGTTATTACAATGGCAGTTTCCATGAAATTGATTCTCAGAACAGGAATTTCCGGTTTTATGGCTTATTATTTTGCAGGAGGATTATTTGTATTCATCTTTTGTATTTATTTGCTTTTAAATTCTTCACGAAAAAGTAATTTTTTGACAATCAATATATTAAGACTTTGGGTTTTTATAGGAATCATTGCAATGCTTCTGAACGGAATCGAAGGTAAAATATAG
- a CDS encoding helix-turn-helix domain-containing protein, with the protein MSLNERISKVIEYSKLTPSEFADEIDVQRSSISHVTSGRNKPSLEFIIKIKSRFPEILWDWLVNGDGEMLKSELPETNDLEEMELEIDEDKAKPTSLPDLFTMMNNDDDFGSDETEIELPNERPQESFIPHQSVPQDKIFDSQRLEKSNQQFMDQVTGNQENKIKRIVLFYENGKFESFEP; encoded by the coding sequence ATGAGTTTAAACGAAAGAATTTCCAAAGTTATAGAGTATTCAAAATTGACTCCTTCTGAATTTGCAGATGAGATAGACGTACAGCGGTCTTCTATTTCTCATGTTACTTCAGGAAGAAATAAACCGTCTTTAGAATTTATCATCAAAATAAAATCTCGATTTCCGGAGATCTTATGGGACTGGCTAGTGAACGGCGACGGTGAAATGTTGAAGTCTGAATTACCGGAAACGAATGACCTTGAAGAAATGGAATTGGAAATCGACGAAGATAAAGCCAAGCCTACTTCACTTCCAGATTTATTTACCATGATGAATAATGACGATGACTTTGGATCTGACGAAACAGAAATTGAGCTCCCAAATGAGAGGCCTCAGGAATCATTTATTCCGCATCAAAGTGTACCTCAGGATAAAATATTCGATTCTCAGCGATTAGAGAAATCCAACCAACAATTCATGGATCAAGTAACTGGAAATCAAGAGAATAAGATAAAACGTATTGTTTTGTTCTATGAAAACGGAAAATTTGAAAGTTTTGAACCATAA
- a CDS encoding proline dehydrogenase family protein, with translation MPIFNDTKVAFADKSDAQLRKAYWMFKMIEQPALTSLGTSVLNFTVHNNFPFVTGIVKNTLFDQFCGGETREESMKAVKQLFKRGVGSIFDYSIEGKEDEETFDAVCKEIKDIVRFSVGNPAIPFIVFKPTAFGRIDLYEAVGKNAELTSSQKEEWERVVKRFDEVCKLCHEHDKKVMVDAEETWMQDAADHLCEEMMEKYNQEKPIVWNTIQMYRTGRLEYMEENLQRAREKNYFIGYKIVRGAYMEKERARAAEKGYADPIQPTKEASDKNYNAGIDFVMNHLDKVSAFFGTHNEISSELIMDKMKAKSLDNNNPHIYFGQLYGMSDNITFYLSDKGYNAAKYLPYGPVKDVVPYLTRRARENTSVAGQTGRELGLIQKELDRRKNK, from the coding sequence ATGCCCATTTTTAACGATACCAAAGTTGCATTTGCAGATAAATCTGATGCACAGTTAAGAAAAGCGTACTGGATGTTCAAAATGATTGAACAACCCGCTCTTACAAGTCTTGGAACTTCTGTCCTTAATTTCACTGTTCATAATAATTTTCCTTTCGTAACCGGAATTGTAAAAAACACTTTGTTTGACCAATTTTGTGGTGGAGAAACGCGTGAAGAAAGCATGAAAGCCGTGAAACAACTCTTCAAAAGAGGGGTTGGAAGTATTTTCGATTACTCAATTGAAGGTAAAGAAGATGAAGAAACATTTGATGCTGTTTGCAAAGAAATTAAAGATATTGTAAGGTTTTCAGTAGGAAATCCTGCGATTCCTTTTATCGTTTTTAAGCCTACGGCTTTCGGTAGAATTGATCTATATGAAGCTGTTGGAAAAAACGCAGAGCTTACTTCAAGCCAAAAAGAAGAGTGGGAAAGAGTTGTAAAAAGATTCGATGAAGTATGTAAACTTTGCCATGAACACGACAAAAAAGTGATGGTAGATGCCGAGGAAACCTGGATGCAGGATGCCGCAGATCATTTGTGTGAAGAGATGATGGAAAAGTATAATCAGGAAAAACCTATCGTTTGGAATACGATCCAAATGTATAGAACCGGCAGATTGGAATACATGGAAGAAAACCTTCAGAGAGCCAGAGAAAAGAATTATTTCATTGGATATAAGATCGTTCGTGGTGCTTATATGGAGAAGGAAAGAGCAAGAGCGGCAGAAAAAGGATATGCAGATCCGATCCAACCAACCAAAGAGGCTTCTGATAAAAATTATAATGCAGGAATTGATTTTGTAATGAATCATTTAGATAAAGTTTCAGCATTTTTTGGTACCCATAACGAGATCTCTTCTGAATTGATCATGGACAAAATGAAGGCTAAATCTCTTGACAATAACAATCCTCATATCTATTTCGGACAGCTTTATGGGATGAGTGATAACATTACTTTCTATTTGTCTGATAAAGGGTATAATGCAGCAAAATATCTTCCATACGGACCTGTAAAAGATGTTGTTCCTTACCTTACCAGAAGAGCTAGAGAAAACACTTCTGTGGCAGGGCAAACAGGACGAGAATTAGGTCTTATTCAGAAAGAATTGGATAGAAGAAAGAACAAGTAA